AAGGGCCAATCCTTCCGCCCTCCAGTCAGCAAGACCAAGCAAAGCTCCAATACCAACTTCACGCATGCCGGCCTCAGCAGCACGAGCTGGGGTATCTAAGCGAAAATCATAGTCGCACTTCTTGCCTTTCAGATGGACCTTGTCGTAAATGACACGATCGTACGTCTCCTGGTAGACGGCAACACTGGTGATGCCTGCCGCAAAAAGTCTGGAGTACTCCTCTTTTGAAAGAGGTTGTACTTCAATTGACACAGAAGCGAATCGATCTCGCATCAGGTGAGCAACTGCTTCAAGGTGATTAACCCCCATTATCTTAGGCGCCTCGCCAGAAACAAGGAGTATGTGGCTGAAGCCTCTTTTGGCGAGAATATCGATTTCGTTACGGATCTCTTCTATGCTAAGAATTCGTCGTTTAATTTTGTTTTCAGCCGCAAAACCACAATATGCACAGCTGTTTGTGCAGAAGTTGGAAAGGTAAACAGGTGCATAGATTTGAATTACCCGACCAAAACGCTGCTGGGTTATTTTCTGAGAGCGTGCGGCCATAGTATTTAGATATGGCTTGGCCGCTGGACTTAAAAGTGCTGCCAGGTTTCTTGTGGTTAATTTGTCAGCCTGTAACGCGCCTTCGACATCAGCTGAGGTGCTTGCATAAATCGGTTGGCTGAGGATATCGAAAGAAGGCAATGAAAATGTCATGATCGTAGAAAATCTAATCCTGTTTCAGGCGATGAAGCAGAGGCCTCAGCTGATTGTGCCCCTAATCCGGCTTCAAAGGCAAGACGTCCGGCAATAACTGCCTTTGCAAAGGCCACTGCCATTTTAACCGGGTCACCGGCCACGGCAATAGCGGTGTTGACAAGGACTGCATCCGCGCCCATTTCCATGGCAAGAGCGGCGTGTGATGGCGCCCCCAGCCCGGCATCAACCACAACAGGTACTTGGGATTGGGCAATAATAATTGCAACCTGGTCTTTGGTAAGAATGCCCTGGTTTGTGCCAATAGGTGCTCCCAGGGGCATGACTGCTGCGGCGCCAACTTCCTGGAGGCGCAAGGCCAATATGGGATCGGCATTCATGTAGGGAAGCACGACAAAACCATCTTTTACCAAGGCTGCTGTGGCTTTGAAGGTTTCAATTGGGTCAGGCAGCAGTGTGCGCGGGTCTGGGGTGACTTCCAGCTTGAGCCAATTACCGCCGCCAGAGGCACGGGCGAGATTGGCCAGGCGAATTGCCTCTTCGGCATTACGGGCGCCTGATGTATTGGGTAGAAAAAAGAATTTATTCCGATCCAGAACCTTCATGATGTCATCGCCAGGGTCATTAAGGTCAATCCGTCGCAACGCAACTGTTACCATCTGACTTTCAGAGGCATCAAGGGCTTGACGCATTACCTGTGATGATGAGAATTTCCCGGTACCGGTAAAAAGACGGGAGGTAAAAGACTTGCCTGCAATGGTGAGCATCTCAACCGCCTCCAATAAAACGGATCAGCTCAAGAATGCAGCCATCTTTAAGTTGTCTGGTTTGGTACTCTTCTCTTTGTATGATTTTGCCGTCGATTTCGACAACGACGGTTTCTGGGTCAAAATTCAAGCTACAGACATAATCATATACTGTGCTAT
This DNA window, taken from Desulfobulbaceae bacterium, encodes the following:
- the thiS gene encoding sulfur carrier protein ThiS — its product is MNITVNGEPKVAPKNSTVYDYVCSLNFDPETVVVEIDGKIIQREEYQTRQLKDGCILELIRFIGGG
- a CDS encoding thiazole synthase, with the translated sequence MLTIAGKSFTSRLFTGTGKFSSSQVMRQALDASESQMVTVALRRIDLNDPGDDIMKVLDRNKFFFLPNTSGARNAEEAIRLANLARASGGGNWLKLEVTPDPRTLLPDPIETFKATAALVKDGFVVLPYMNADPILALRLQEVGAAAVMPLGAPIGTNQGILTKDQVAIIIAQSQVPVVVDAGLGAPSHAALAMEMGADAVLVNTAIAVAGDPVKMAVAFAKAVIAGRLAFEAGLGAQSAEASASSPETGLDFLRS
- the thiH gene encoding 2-iminoacetate synthase ThiH, translated to MTFSLPSFDILSQPIYASTSADVEGALQADKLTTRNLAALLSPAAKPYLNTMAARSQKITQQRFGRVIQIYAPVYLSNFCTNSCAYCGFAAENKIKRRILSIEEIRNEIDILAKRGFSHILLVSGEAPKIMGVNHLEAVAHLMRDRFASVSIEVQPLSKEEYSRLFAAGITSVAVYQETYDRVIYDKVHLKGKKCDYDFRLDTPARAAEAGMREVGIGALLGLADWRAEGLALAMHLAWLRKKFWRVGLTVSFPRLRPAEGNFTPLAPVNESDLSQLIFALRIFDHDVGLLLSTREEARYRNGMLGLGPTRYSAGSCTAPGGYANPDIAGEQFEVDDNRSIIEVCTAIRNKGFDPVRKDWDPV